In the Aneurinibacillus soli genome, one interval contains:
- the wecB gene encoding non-hydrolyzing UDP-N-acetylglucosamine 2-epimerase produces the protein MTVFGTRPEAIKMAPLVHELRQYEELEPFVCVTAQHRQMLDQVLEIFAIEADADLNIMKERQTLTQVTTRVLEGLDEVMKTEKPDMVLVHGDTTTTFAASLAAMYNQIPVGHVEAGLRTWNKHSPFPEEMNRQLTGVMSDLHFAPTAQAADNLKREDKPLEAIHITGNTVIDALKTTVRDDYSHPVLEEFADKKLVLMTAHRRENLGEPMARMFRAIRRLVDKHEDIAVVYPVHLNPVVQEAAAKYLGEHPRIQLIAPLDAVDFHNFMSRAHLILTDSGGIQEEAPAFGVPVLVLRDTTERPEGIQAGTLKLAGTDEETIFGLADELLSSQEAYEKMAKAANPYGDGEASRRICEAILYYFGLRTEKPEPFGARLTK, from the coding sequence ATGACTGTGTTTGGAACGCGACCAGAAGCGATCAAGATGGCGCCGCTTGTGCATGAACTGCGCCAGTATGAAGAACTTGAACCGTTTGTATGTGTAACGGCCCAGCACCGTCAGATGCTTGATCAAGTGTTGGAGATTTTTGCGATTGAAGCGGATGCCGATCTAAACATCATGAAGGAACGTCAGACGCTCACACAGGTGACAACTCGTGTGCTTGAAGGTCTTGATGAAGTCATGAAAACAGAAAAGCCGGATATGGTGCTTGTTCATGGAGATACGACAACGACATTTGCGGCCAGTCTGGCAGCGATGTACAATCAGATCCCGGTTGGGCATGTAGAAGCGGGCCTGCGTACATGGAATAAGCATTCGCCGTTCCCGGAAGAAATGAATCGGCAGTTGACTGGCGTTATGTCTGATCTTCATTTTGCTCCAACTGCCCAGGCAGCGGATAACTTGAAGCGGGAAGATAAGCCATTAGAAGCGATTCATATTACGGGCAACACGGTAATTGATGCGCTCAAGACGACGGTGCGTGACGATTATAGCCATCCGGTACTGGAAGAGTTTGCGGACAAAAAGCTCGTCTTGATGACGGCACACCGCCGCGAAAATCTTGGGGAACCGATGGCTCGGATGTTCCGAGCGATTCGTCGCTTGGTGGATAAACATGAGGACATCGCAGTTGTGTATCCCGTACACCTGAATCCGGTCGTACAGGAGGCAGCGGCGAAGTATCTTGGCGAGCATCCACGTATCCAACTCATCGCGCCGCTTGATGCGGTTGATTTCCATAACTTTATGTCACGTGCTCACCTTATCCTGACGGACTCTGGCGGTATCCAGGAAGAAGCTCCGGCATTCGGTGTGCCTGTACTTGTACTGCGCGACACGACGGAGCGTCCAGAAGGCATCCAGGCGGGCACACTCAAGCTTGCAGGTACAGACGAGGAGACGATCTTCGGCCTTGCAGATGAGCTGTTAAGCAGTCAGGAAGCGTATGAGAAAATGGCGAAAGCCGCCAACCCGTACGGTGACGGGGAAGCATCCCGTCGCATCTGTGAAGCAATCCTCTACTACTTTGGCCTCCGCACGGAGAAGCCGGAGCCGTTTGGAGCGAGATTGACGAAGTGA
- a CDS encoding phosphodiester glycosidase family protein translates to MIMALQLPSVGQAADMSLQKLSESIIGEGTVLQKYKLVSGGRSSIVYVTRADLNNQYVKVGPVYGTNGQVTVRQNVKKMADEKGAIAAINADFFRMDRKGAPFGIVLDEGKLVSSMGKINSWYSFGLLSDKTAIMSHLGFTGTVQAQDGTTGVIQGVNKEEYNPTNDKSHLDKINLYTRDFGPTSLGAIKGYDDAVEILVVDDMVKDMRVGNPTGYTIPTGGYVLWGHGAGKQYLMQHFQVGDPVTVTLQTTTDIPLDGRTLTSAVGGHVVLVKNGQALTNIPSDYISGYQPRSAFGISQDGKTVYMVAVEGSSASKGITLDEMAQLLKQLGAYNAANFDGGGSTTMVARQLGNTQTTLLNTPKGGSMRAVPTGLAIFNTAPAGEFSNFFFTNDTKTVMGKATPITVKAYDTHYQPFALDPSLMTWTANPADGTFTKNVFTPKRSGSIVITGQYGNVKKNLTLTVASLDVADMIVSPGSLGLRPNDQANVTVTLKAKNGQTYTASPDMVKLSLTPGLGVVNGLTVTAGSENKSGELVVTYKNIVRKIPVTVGTTWSLWSHLDTTTGLTYTAVPAAVSADGSFRLSTEGEPAQSGKSLRLDYNLTNSSNIDMRFAYGRFAPTIALPGKPLGMKIWVKGDASNHWLRAEVQDANGKIYYVDLAKPVNWSDWKEVEGRFPTGMAYPVSLRSLYIVDEEDSTLEPKGTLYFDDLSLEQPGGGSSVGVTPPPPPPAPSVGGFTDIAGHWAQDTLLAMYNKGIVSGVTQTTMGPELPVTRGQFVTFMDRAFGWTKTGEAQAASFTDKIPAYAKSSVNAAVAKKIVTGFPDGTFQADKPISRAEMAVIMHNALKQGYGKSDGTAKEKAAYKDEDAVPSYAKESVRILSELGYLSGGDDGRFGPTRTATRAEALVVIKRLLDNM, encoded by the coding sequence ATGATTATGGCCCTGCAGTTGCCGTCTGTCGGACAGGCTGCCGACATGTCATTGCAGAAGCTTTCAGAGTCCATTATTGGGGAAGGCACGGTTCTGCAGAAGTATAAGCTGGTCAGTGGGGGGAGAAGCTCGATTGTTTATGTGACACGAGCAGACCTGAACAATCAATATGTGAAGGTGGGTCCAGTTTACGGCACGAATGGACAGGTGACGGTAAGGCAGAATGTTAAGAAGATGGCCGATGAAAAAGGAGCCATTGCGGCAATTAACGCCGATTTTTTCCGTATGGATCGCAAAGGTGCGCCGTTTGGCATCGTACTCGATGAAGGTAAGCTCGTATCGTCCATGGGAAAAATCAATAGCTGGTATTCATTCGGACTTTTGAGTGATAAAACAGCGATTATGTCGCATCTGGGCTTTACGGGAACGGTGCAGGCTCAGGATGGAACAACCGGCGTCATTCAAGGTGTGAATAAGGAAGAATACAATCCGACGAATGACAAAAGTCATTTGGACAAAATCAATTTGTATACACGTGATTTCGGTCCAACAAGTCTAGGTGCCATTAAAGGATATGACGATGCTGTCGAAATCCTGGTCGTTGATGATATGGTCAAAGATATGCGTGTGGGTAACCCGACAGGTTATACCATCCCGACAGGTGGCTATGTGTTGTGGGGACACGGCGCAGGCAAGCAGTATTTGATGCAGCATTTCCAGGTGGGGGACCCGGTAACGGTAACGCTTCAGACGACGACCGATATTCCGCTTGATGGCCGGACGCTGACAAGCGCAGTAGGGGGGCATGTCGTACTTGTAAAGAACGGGCAGGCTCTTACGAATATTCCATCTGATTACATTAGTGGCTACCAGCCGCGCAGTGCATTTGGCATCTCACAGGATGGTAAAACTGTGTACATGGTAGCGGTAGAAGGGTCATCTGCTAGTAAAGGGATAACACTTGATGAGATGGCCCAGCTGTTAAAGCAGCTTGGTGCATACAATGCGGCGAACTTTGACGGCGGTGGTTCTACTACCATGGTAGCGCGTCAACTCGGCAATACACAGACAACATTGTTGAACACGCCGAAGGGTGGAAGTATGCGTGCCGTGCCGACAGGCCTGGCTATTTTTAATACAGCACCTGCGGGTGAATTCTCTAACTTTTTCTTTACGAATGATACAAAGACTGTAATGGGCAAAGCAACACCGATTACAGTGAAAGCGTATGATACACACTATCAGCCATTTGCACTTGATCCGTCGCTTATGACATGGACCGCTAATCCGGCAGATGGTACGTTCACCAAAAACGTATTTACACCGAAGCGAAGTGGCTCCATTGTGATTACCGGACAGTACGGCAATGTAAAGAAAAACCTCACACTTACAGTAGCATCGCTTGATGTTGCAGACATGATCGTATCTCCGGGTTCTCTCGGATTGCGCCCGAATGATCAGGCGAATGTAACCGTAACACTGAAGGCGAAGAATGGGCAGACCTATACGGCTTCCCCGGATATGGTGAAGCTGTCACTTACTCCGGGTCTTGGGGTTGTGAATGGACTGACTGTTACAGCGGGAAGTGAGAACAAATCCGGTGAACTGGTTGTGACCTATAAAAATATCGTACGTAAAATTCCAGTAACAGTTGGTACAACATGGTCGCTCTGGAGCCATCTTGATACGACAACAGGGTTAACGTATACGGCAGTTCCGGCTGCGGTTAGTGCGGATGGTTCGTTCCGCCTCTCAACAGAAGGAGAACCGGCGCAGTCAGGCAAATCGTTGCGTCTCGATTACAATCTAACAAATTCTTCGAACATTGATATGCGGTTTGCATATGGACGCTTTGCTCCGACTATTGCGCTACCGGGTAAACCGTTAGGGATGAAAATCTGGGTAAAAGGCGACGCTAGCAATCACTGGCTTCGTGCGGAAGTACAAGATGCGAACGGCAAGATTTACTATGTAGATCTGGCGAAGCCAGTGAACTGGAGTGACTGGAAAGAGGTAGAAGGGCGCTTCCCAACAGGTATGGCGTATCCGGTTTCCCTTCGCAGTCTGTATATTGTAGATGAAGAAGATTCTACACTCGAACCAAAAGGCACCCTGTACTTCGATGATCTCTCGCTTGAGCAGCCAGGTGGTGGTAGTTCGGTAGGTGTGACACCACCGCCACCGCCACCGGCTCCATCCGTGGGTGGTTTTACAGACATTGCAGGACACTGGGCACAAGATACATTGCTTGCCATGTATAACAAAGGCATCGTAAGCGGGGTGACACAGACAACGATGGGCCCTGAACTTCCGGTGACGCGCGGACAGTTCGTAACATTCATGGATCGAGCGTTTGGCTGGACCAAAACGGGAGAAGCACAGGCTGCATCGTTTACAGATAAGATTCCTGCCTATGCAAAGTCATCCGTCAATGCAGCAGTAGCGAAAAAAATCGTAACGGGATTCCCGGATGGAACATTTCAGGCTGACAAACCGATCAGCCGTGCTGAGATGGCTGTTATTATGCACAACGCGCTAAAGCAGGGATATGGCAAATCAGACGGTACGGCGAAGGAGAAAGCAGCCTACAAAGATGAAGATGCAGTCCCTTCCTATGCGAAAGAAAGCGTACGTATTCTATCAGAGCTCGGCTACTTGAGCGGGGGAGATGATGGAAGGTTCGGACCTACTCGTACAGCAACGCGGGCGGAAGCGCTTGTCGTGATCAAACGCTTGCTTGACAATATGTAA
- a CDS encoding acetyl-CoA C-acetyltransferase, with protein sequence MNNRDVVIVSAVRTPIGSFMGSLSSIPAAELGAIAIKEALKRAGVSGDQVDEVIMGNILQAGTGQGPARQAAIKAGLPQEVPSMAINKLCGSGLKAVHLAAQAISNGDAEVVVAGGMENMSMAPYLMPKARTGYRMGDQKVLDSMLTDGLICAFNEYHMGITAENIAEQYGLTRAEQDEFSAWSQQKVEAATQENRFSEEIVPVEIPQRKGDPLVVDKDEFPRAGITAEQLGKLKPAFKKEGTVTAGNASGINDGAAAIVLMSRERADQLGIKPLAVVRANASAGVDPAIMGIGPVPATKKALEKAGLSIEDIDLVEANEAFAAQSLAVGRDLNIPREKLNVNGGAISLGHPIGASGARILVTLLHEMKRRELRYGLATLCIGGGQGVSTIVEME encoded by the coding sequence ATGAATAATCGTGATGTTGTCATTGTTAGTGCAGTGCGTACGCCGATTGGAAGCTTTATGGGGTCATTGAGCAGTATTCCGGCAGCGGAATTAGGGGCAATTGCAATTAAAGAAGCGTTGAAACGTGCAGGCGTGTCAGGCGATCAAGTAGATGAAGTGATTATGGGGAATATCCTGCAGGCGGGTACAGGTCAGGGTCCGGCTCGCCAGGCAGCAATTAAGGCGGGTCTACCGCAAGAAGTACCGTCTATGGCGATTAACAAGCTGTGCGGCTCAGGTCTCAAAGCGGTTCATCTCGCTGCACAGGCGATTTCAAATGGCGATGCTGAAGTTGTCGTAGCGGGCGGGATGGAGAACATGAGTATGGCACCGTATCTGATGCCCAAAGCGCGTACAGGCTACCGGATGGGTGATCAGAAGGTTCTTGACAGCATGCTGACCGATGGACTGATCTGTGCGTTTAACGAATATCATATGGGAATTACAGCCGAAAATATTGCAGAGCAGTACGGACTAACGCGTGCTGAGCAAGATGAATTTTCTGCATGGAGCCAACAAAAAGTAGAAGCAGCTACTCAAGAAAACCGATTCAGTGAAGAGATTGTTCCGGTTGAAATTCCACAGCGCAAGGGAGATCCACTTGTAGTAGATAAAGATGAATTCCCGCGTGCGGGTATAACAGCCGAGCAACTTGGTAAGCTGAAACCTGCATTCAAGAAAGAGGGAACCGTAACAGCAGGTAATGCATCCGGCATTAATGATGGGGCGGCTGCCATTGTACTGATGAGCCGTGAACGTGCAGACCAGCTTGGTATCAAACCACTGGCGGTTGTTCGTGCCAATGCAAGTGCAGGGGTAGATCCGGCTATCATGGGGATTGGTCCGGTTCCGGCTACGAAGAAAGCGCTGGAGAAAGCGGGCCTGTCTATCGAAGACATCGATCTGGTAGAAGCGAACGAAGCATTCGCGGCACAGTCGCTGGCGGTAGGCCGTGACCTGAACATTCCGCGTGAGAAGCTGAATGTAAATGGGGGCGCGATTTCACTTGGTCACCCGATCGGTGCGAGCGGTGCGCGCATTCTGGTTACGTTGCTGCATGAGATGAAACGTCGTGAACTCCGCTATGGTCTGGCTACGCTTTGCATCGGTGGCGGGCAGGGTGTGTCGACGATCGTCGAAATGGAATAA
- a CDS encoding AtpZ/AtpI family protein encodes MKQDQNRPLRAFALVGTIGVEMATSVIFGFWAGSAIDRWLKTEPWFMLIGLLFGLALGVYGLYLLVKQFFGE; translated from the coding sequence TTGAAACAGGATCAGAACCGACCGTTACGGGCTTTTGCATTAGTAGGAACAATAGGGGTAGAAATGGCTACCTCTGTTATTTTTGGTTTTTGGGCTGGAAGTGCGATCGATAGGTGGTTAAAAACCGAACCGTGGTTCATGTTGATTGGATTATTGTTCGGATTAGCACTTGGTGTTTACGGTCTGTATCTTCTGGTTAAACAGTTCTTTGGAGAATGA
- a CDS encoding ATP synthase subunit I encodes MPQRVFFQGLLLGIFVSMCNGFILYVKTVQASEVALNTGRRMRGLGMLPRFLLTGFAVYVSFRLPHLFSFYGVVAGLPTVPILTLLVTIYYYISTKQK; translated from the coding sequence ATGCCGCAACGTGTATTTTTCCAAGGATTGCTGCTTGGGATATTTGTCAGCATGTGTAACGGCTTTATTCTGTATGTAAAGACAGTGCAAGCAAGCGAAGTCGCCCTTAATACGGGGCGGCGCATGCGAGGTTTGGGCATGCTGCCAAGATTTTTGCTGACCGGGTTTGCTGTATATGTTTCATTCCGGCTACCTCATTTATTTTCCTTCTACGGCGTAGTGGCGGGTCTTCCCACTGTTCCGATCCTGACGTTGCTTGTCACGATTTACTATTATATATCTACTAAACAAAAATAA
- the atpB gene encoding F0F1 ATP synthase subunit A encodes MEHYSPTFKALGMTFDIPVMLMSVLASILVLILVTISTRNMTTGVPRGMQNFFEWVIDFVRGIAGQFMDAKTGTKFVTLGITLFLYIFISNQMGVLANFNVTYTEPNPSLGITQEVINQHGHAVTHDGHTVKEVTVSWFKSPTASPSVTFGLALMVLLYAHYLGIKKSPGKYVKHWFEPSPAMFILHVMEEFIIKPLTLPLRLFGNIFAGEVLIAFLLAGSAAAVSIPLVIWLGYSVFVGSIQAYIFTTLTLVYISQKVVDDH; translated from the coding sequence ATGGAACATTATTCTCCGACGTTTAAGGCATTAGGAATGACATTTGACATTCCGGTTATGCTCATGTCTGTTTTAGCTTCAATCCTTGTACTTATCCTTGTTACAATTAGTACAAGAAACATGACCACGGGTGTACCGCGGGGCATGCAAAATTTCTTTGAATGGGTTATCGACTTCGTTCGCGGAATCGCCGGCCAATTCATGGATGCGAAAACGGGTACAAAATTTGTTACACTTGGCATCACACTGTTCTTGTACATCTTCATTAGTAACCAGATGGGTGTTCTGGCGAACTTCAACGTTACGTATACAGAACCGAATCCTTCTCTTGGCATTACCCAGGAAGTCATCAACCAACATGGCCATGCGGTTACACATGATGGACATACAGTGAAAGAAGTGACGGTTTCCTGGTTCAAGTCACCAACAGCATCTCCGAGTGTGACATTCGGTCTTGCCTTGATGGTGCTGCTGTACGCACACTACCTTGGCATCAAGAAAAGCCCGGGTAAATACGTCAAGCACTGGTTTGAGCCAAGTCCGGCTATGTTTATCCTGCACGTGATGGAAGAGTTTATCATCAAACCATTAACGCTTCCGCTTCGTCTATTCGGTAACATTTTTGCCGGTGAAGTCCTGATTGCTTTCCTTCTGGCGGGCTCTGCTGCCGCTGTGAGTATTCCGCTTGTGATCTGGCTGGGTTACTCTGTATTCGTAGGCTCGATTCAGGCGTATATCTTTACGACATTAACACTGGTTTACATCTCGCAAAAAGTTGTGGATGACCACTAA
- the atpE gene encoding F0F1 ATP synthase subunit C, producing MDFAIALGLIFGLAAVGAGIGNGLVVSRTIEGVARQPEARGGLMGLMFLGLGLVEAVPIIAVAIGFMLFGRLG from the coding sequence ATGGATTTCGCAATTGCATTAGGTTTAATCTTTGGTCTTGCAGCTGTTGGCGCAGGTATCGGTAACGGTCTTGTTGTTTCTCGTACAATTGAAGGGGTTGCTCGTCAACCAGAAGCTCGTGGCGGTCTCATGGGTCTTATGTTCCTTGGTCTTGGTCTGGTAGAGGCGGTTCCAATCATCGCCGTTGCTATCGGTTTCATGCTGTTCGGCCGTCTGGGCTAA
- the atpF gene encoding F0F1 ATP synthase subunit B has protein sequence MDIQLGTLLFQVVMFLILLALVSKFAMKPAMSILQKRQEHIEGKIAAAEKANAEASSLLDQQRAELKKVREDAQSILDRAKKQSDVEAQEIVVAAQERAERLVEEAKLEINREKEKAIASVRDQVAGLSVLLASKIIEKEMSQSEQQDTIEQFMRQVGGQV, from the coding sequence GTGGATATCCAACTCGGTACATTGCTATTTCAAGTAGTAATGTTTCTGATTCTGTTGGCGCTTGTTTCTAAGTTTGCAATGAAACCGGCTATGTCGATTTTGCAAAAGCGCCAGGAACATATTGAAGGAAAAATCGCAGCTGCTGAGAAAGCGAATGCGGAAGCATCGTCTTTACTCGACCAGCAACGCGCTGAACTGAAAAAAGTGCGTGAAGATGCACAAAGTATTCTTGACCGTGCGAAGAAACAATCCGATGTGGAAGCTCAAGAAATCGTGGTAGCTGCACAGGAACGTGCAGAGCGCCTGGTTGAAGAAGCGAAGCTCGAAATCAACCGTGAAAAAGAGAAGGCCATCGCATCTGTTCGTGATCAGGTAGCTGGACTGTCTGTACTGCTTGCTTCTAAGATTATTGAGAAAGAAATGTCTCAATCAGAACAGCAGGATACAATTGAGCAGTTCATGAGACAGGTGGGCGGTCAAGTATGA
- a CDS encoding F0F1 ATP synthase subunit delta — MSAVAKRYARALFEVASENQTIDTTETELNQITDIIAQDAEFRAILTHPKITAAEKTDMLNTLFAGKVSETTLIFLGLVINRGREESFSDIAQNFTELANEVRGYADAIVTTAKSLTEEEAQAIAAQFGAKLNKKLRVTTKVDPSIIGGMMVRIGDRMYDGSIKGKLSRFTQQIKQAQV; from the coding sequence ATGAGTGCTGTTGCGAAGCGCTATGCCCGTGCTCTGTTTGAAGTAGCGAGTGAAAATCAAACGATTGACACGACGGAAACGGAACTGAATCAAATCACGGATATCATCGCTCAGGATGCAGAGTTCAGAGCTATTCTGACACATCCAAAAATCACGGCAGCTGAAAAAACTGACATGCTCAACACACTGTTTGCAGGCAAAGTATCTGAGACTACACTTATATTCTTAGGCCTGGTAATCAATCGTGGGCGTGAAGAAAGCTTCAGTGATATTGCACAGAATTTTACGGAACTTGCCAACGAAGTGCGCGGCTATGCTGACGCTATCGTAACAACGGCAAAATCGTTAACAGAAGAAGAGGCGCAAGCAATTGCTGCCCAGTTCGGCGCCAAGCTGAACAAAAAGCTGCGTGTAACGACCAAAGTTGATCCTTCGATCATTGGAGGCATGATGGTTCGTATCGGTGACCGTATGTACGATGGCAGCATCAAAGGCAAACTGTCCCGTTTTACACAGCAGATTAAGCAAGCCCAAGTATGA
- the atpA gene encoding F0F1 ATP synthase subunit alpha: protein MSAIRPDEISSLIKQQIEKYKSDIQVVDVGTVIQVGDGIARVHGLQNVMAGELLEFTNGIMGLAQNLEEDNVGAVILGPYTDIREGDEVKRTGRIMQVPVGEAMLGRVVNPLGQPLDGMGPIETTEFRPIESPAPGVMARKSVHEPLQTGIKAIDAMVPIGRGQRELIIGDRQTGKTAIALDTIINQKGKNMVCIYVAIGQKQSTVAGVVETLRQHGALEYTIIVSATASDPAPLLYLAPYAGVSMGEYFMYKGGHVLCVYDDLSKQAAAYRELSLLLKRPPGREAYPGDVFYLHSRLLERAAKLSDDLGGGSLTALPFIETQGSDVSAYIPTNVISITDGQIFLESNLFYSGQRPAVNVGISVSRVGGSAQIKAMKKVAGSLKLDLAQYRELQAFAQFGSDLDKSTQARLNRGERTTEILKQGQFEPMGVEKQVVSIYAATKGFLDDIPVSDVKRFEKELHSYIEHNKKEIFDTIVNTKELPPEDQLNAAINEFKKGFAVSE, encoded by the coding sequence GTGAGCGCAATCAGACCAGATGAAATTAGTTCTCTGATTAAACAGCAGATTGAAAAATACAAATCTGACATCCAGGTTGTGGATGTAGGTACAGTTATCCAGGTTGGTGACGGTATCGCCCGTGTTCATGGTTTACAAAACGTTATGGCCGGTGAACTTCTTGAGTTCACAAATGGCATAATGGGTTTGGCTCAAAACCTTGAAGAAGATAACGTGGGTGCCGTAATTCTTGGACCTTATACAGACATTCGTGAAGGCGATGAAGTAAAACGTACAGGCCGTATCATGCAGGTTCCAGTAGGCGAAGCAATGCTCGGTCGTGTTGTAAATCCGCTCGGTCAGCCGCTTGATGGCATGGGTCCGATCGAAACGACAGAATTCCGTCCGATCGAAAGCCCAGCACCAGGTGTAATGGCTCGTAAATCCGTTCATGAGCCACTGCAAACAGGTATTAAAGCAATCGATGCGATGGTTCCGATCGGCCGCGGCCAACGTGAGCTTATCATCGGTGACCGTCAAACAGGTAAAACAGCTATCGCACTTGATACAATCATCAACCAAAAAGGCAAGAACATGGTATGTATCTATGTTGCGATCGGTCAAAAACAATCCACTGTAGCAGGCGTAGTTGAAACACTCCGTCAGCACGGTGCTCTTGAGTACACAATCATCGTATCCGCTACAGCATCTGATCCAGCTCCACTGCTGTATCTCGCTCCGTACGCAGGTGTATCGATGGGTGAGTACTTCATGTACAAGGGTGGTCACGTTCTTTGCGTATACGATGACCTTTCCAAACAAGCGGCAGCATACCGCGAACTTTCCCTGCTTCTCAAACGCCCGCCGGGTCGTGAAGCATATCCAGGGGACGTATTCTACTTACACAGCCGTCTGTTAGAGCGTGCTGCGAAGCTGAGCGATGACCTGGGTGGCGGTTCTTTAACAGCTCTTCCATTCATCGAAACACAAGGTAGTGACGTATCTGCGTACATCCCGACGAACGTAATTTCGATCACAGATGGCCAGATCTTCCTTGAATCCAACCTGTTCTACTCTGGTCAGCGTCCTGCGGTTAACGTAGGTATCTCTGTATCTCGTGTAGGTGGTTCCGCTCAGATTAAAGCGATGAAAAAAGTTGCAGGTTCCCTGAAACTTGACCTCGCGCAATACCGTGAGCTGCAGGCATTTGCTCAGTTCGGTTCCGATCTGGACAAATCCACACAAGCGCGTCTGAACCGTGGGGAGCGCACAACTGAAATTCTGAAGCAAGGTCAGTTCGAGCCGATGGGCGTTGAGAAGCAAGTTGTTTCAATTTATGCAGCAACAAAAGGCTTCCTTGATGATATCCCGGTTAGCGATGTTAAACGCTTTGAGAAAGAACTGCACTCTTATATCGAACATAACAAAAAAGAGATCTTCGACACAATTGTTAACACGAAAGAGTTACCACCGGAAGACCAATTGAACGCAGCTATTAACGAGTTCAAGAAGGGCTTCGCTGTATCCGAGTAA
- the atpG gene encoding ATP synthase F1 subunit gamma, translating to MAGGLREIKGRIKSVQNTRQITKAMKMVAAAKLRRAQERAEASRPYADKMREVVMSIAAGTSGAKHPMLQSRPVKKTGYVVITSDRGLAGGYNGNVLRMVSRTIDERHTSKDEYTIIVLGRRGRDFFKKRNYSVIEEVVNLSDSPTFADIKNVTRKAVQLFADEQIDQLYLVYNKFISAIQQEPTEVQLLPLSGIEKVEGTPTYDFEPSADEVLADLLPKYAETLIFSALLDAKASEQGARMTAMGSATDNASDMIDRLTLFYNRARQAAITQEIAEIVGGANALE from the coding sequence GTGGCCGGAGGACTTCGTGAAATAAAAGGGCGTATCAAAAGCGTCCAGAATACACGTCAAATCACGAAAGCGATGAAGATGGTTGCAGCTGCGAAACTGCGTCGTGCGCAGGAGCGCGCTGAGGCATCTCGTCCGTACGCAGACAAAATGCGTGAGGTCGTTATGAGCATCGCTGCCGGCACATCGGGCGCGAAGCACCCGATGCTGCAAAGCCGTCCTGTCAAAAAGACAGGCTATGTCGTGATTACGTCTGACCGCGGTCTCGCGGGCGGATACAACGGAAACGTGCTCCGCATGGTTTCCCGGACGATTGATGAGCGTCATACGAGCAAGGACGAATATACAATTATTGTGCTGGGTCGTAGAGGACGAGACTTCTTTAAGAAGCGCAATTACTCGGTGATTGAAGAGGTTGTGAACCTGTCTGATTCACCGACATTCGCTGACATTAAGAATGTCACGCGCAAAGCAGTACAGCTGTTTGCGGATGAGCAGATTGATCAATTGTATCTTGTATACAACAAATTCATCAGCGCGATCCAGCAAGAGCCGACTGAAGTGCAACTTCTTCCACTTAGTGGTATCGAAAAAGTAGAAGGAACACCAACGTACGATTTCGAACCATCTGCGGATGAAGTGCTTGCCGACCTGTTGCCGAAATATGCAGAAACGCTTATTTTCAGTGCGCTGCTTGATGCGAAAGCAAGTGAGCAGGGTGCCCGGATGACAGCGATGGGCAGTGCAACGGATAATGCGTCAGATATGATTGACCGCCTGACACTGTTCTACAACCGTGCCCGCCAGGCAGCGATTACGCAAGAGATTGCGGAGATCGTCGGCGGAGCCAACGCGCTCGAATAG